In Oenanthe melanoleuca isolate GR-GAL-2019-014 chromosome 19, OMel1.0, whole genome shotgun sequence, a genomic segment contains:
- the BHLHA9 gene encoding class A basic helix-loop-helix protein 9: MAGAAVEKGTGPGPGSSEEELEAGDAPQAGYRPGLWVSHGRGADASAGDTDGMKVRKRSRPARSKARRMAANVRERKRILDYNQAFNALRLALKHDLGGKRLSKIATLRRAISRIAALSLSLRGAGRCWPCAHSECRARAALPAQEPGPKGSRPPPPWEPGSAGTRCPPSPLCAGFSPRRQLHHYESPKESRPVPCFSSGTPHPALRQQRGAGSLQEPLAGAVPWQLGHCQGWGHQQGLPTH, translated from the coding sequence ATGGCCGGAGCAGCCGTGGAGAAAGGCACCGGGCCAGGGCCCGGCAGCTccgaggaggagctggaagcgGGGGATGCCCCCCAGGCGGGCTACAGGCCGGGTTTGTGGGTGTCCCACGGCAGAGGAGCAGATGCCAGCGCGGGGGACACGGACGGGATGaaggtgaggaagaggagcaggcCAGCGCGCTCCAAGGCCAGGAGGATGGCTGCCAACGTCAGAGAGCGTAAGAGGATTCTGGACTACAACCAAGCCTTCAACGCCCTGCGGCTGGCCCTCAAGCACGACCTCGGAGGCAAAAGGCTTTCTAAAATCGCGACCCTGCGGCGAGCCATCAGCAGGATCGCGGCTCTGTCGCTGTCGCTGCGCGGCGCCGGGCGCTGCTGGCCCTGTGCGCACTCCGAGTGCCGCGCCCgggccgcgctccccgcgcAGGAGCCGGGGCCGAAGGGcagccgccccccgccgccctGGGAGCCCGGTTCTGCCGGGACACGCTGCCCTCCGTCCCCTCTGTGCGCTGGGTTCTCCCCTCGGAGGCAGCTCCATCACTACGAGAGCCCGAAGGAGAGTCGCCCCGTGCCCTGTTTCTCCAGCGGGACCCCGCACCCCGCGCTCCGCCAGCAGCGAGGCGCGGGCAGCCTGCAAGAGCCCCTGgccggggctgtgccctggcagctgggccactgccagggctggggacaccagcaggGCCTCCCCACCCACTGA
- the TRARG1 gene encoding trafficking regulator of GLUT4 1 has translation MASTGSAPGGAGPGSGTALPTRFQETEKLLSATEGREEKGLRGSKSFTAALPGETERNGHGLGYKSVSVGHLEAPPLSPSRLSLGRASSTATSTAAPEQGRPRDYLVLAIFSCFCPVWPINIVGLVFSIMSRNSGQQGDTDGARRLGRMARLLSIVSIVLGTIIIVLYISLSVRGS, from the exons ATGGCCAGCACCGGCTCCGCGCCCGGGGGCGCGGGCCCGGGCTCGGGCACGGCGCTGCCCACCCGCTTCCAGGAGACGGAGAAGCTGCTGTCGGCGACAGAGGGCCGGGAGGAGAAGGGCCTCCGCGGCTCCAAATCCTTCACGGCCGCCTTGCCCGGCGAGACGGAGCGCAACGGGCACGGGCTCGGCTACAAGTCGGTGTCGGTCGGGCACCTGGAGGCGCCGCCGCTGTCGCCGTCCCGGCTGAGCCTGGGCAGAGCCTCGTCCACGGCCACCAGCACGGCGGCCCCGGAGCAGGGCCGCCCGCGGGACTACCTGGTGCTCGCCATCTTCTCCTGCTTCTGCCCCGTCTGGCCCATCAACATCGTGGGCCTCGTCTTCTCCATCATG TCGAGGAACAGCGGGCAGCAAGGGGACACGGACGGCGCGCGGCGGCTGGGGCGCAtggccaggctgctcagcatCGTCTCCATCGTGCTGGGCACCATCATCATCGTGCTCTACATCTCACTCAGCGTCAGAG GTTCCTAG